A portion of the Rissa tridactyla isolate bRisTri1 chromosome 19, bRisTri1.patW.cur.20221130, whole genome shotgun sequence genome contains these proteins:
- the LOC128919090 gene encoding keratin, type I cytoskeletal 19 yields the protein MASYSFRQTTSSVAGGPGASSLRFGGGYFRAPSIHGGSGGRGVSVSSARFVSSGLGSGLGGGYGSSFVSSFGGGYGGGLGSGDGLLSGNEKATMQSLNERLASYLEKVRALEEANSDLEKKIRDWYQKQGPGPARDYSPYYKTIEDLRDKILDATINNSKIVLQIDNARLAADDFKTKFETEQALRMSVEADINGLRRVLDELTLARTDLELQMESLKEELAYLKKNHEEEISALGGQVAGQVSVELDSAPGIDLTKILADMRDQYEHMAEKNRKDAEAWFHSKTEELNREVAVNTEQLQSSKSEISDLRHTFQALEIELQSQLNMRAALEGTLADTEQRYSSQLEKIQDVINSIEAQLADIRADTERQNSEYKTLMDIKTQLEQEITTYRQLLEGQESQMFGSLSGTADKRDKLADGK from the exons ATGGCCAGTTATAGCTTCAGGCAAACTACCTCTTCTGTGGCAGGGGGACCTGGTGCCTCCTCCCTCCGTTTCGGTGGGGGTTACTTTAGGGCTCCAAGCATCCATGGGGGATCTGGTGGCAGGGGTGTGTCAGTCTCTTCTGCTAGATTTGTCTCTTCTGGCCTGGGAAGCGGCCTGGGTGGTGGATATGGAAGTAGTTTTGTCAGCAGCTTTGGCGGTGGTTATGGAGGTGGTTTGGGTAGTGGTGATGGCCTCCTctcaggaaatgaaaaggcaactATGCAAAGCCTGAACGAACGCCTCGCCTCTTACCTGGAGAAAGTGCGTGCACTGGAAGAGGCAAACTCTGATCTTGAAAAGAAAATCCGAGACTGGTACCAAAAACAAGGACCAGGCCCGGCTCGGGACTACAGTCCTTATTACAAGACTATTGAAGACCTTCGAGATAAG ATCCTTGATGCCACTATCAACAACTCGAAGATTGTCTTGCAGATTGACAATGCCAGGCTGGCTGCTGATGACTTCAAAACCAA GTTTGAAACAGAGCAAGCTCTTCGCATGAGCGTGGAGGCCGACATCAATGGCCTGCGCAGGGTCCTGGACGAGCTCACGCTGGCTAGAACGgacctggagctgcagatggAAAGCTTAAAGGAGGAGCTGGCCTACCTGAAGAAAAATCATGAGGAG GAAATTAGTGCCCTGGGAGGGCAAGTAGCTGGCCAAGTCAGTGTTGAACTGGACTCTGCTCCAGGCATTGACCTGACCAAGATCCTGGCTGATATGAGAGACCAGTATGAACACATGGCTGAGAAGAACAGGAAGGATGCTGAGGCCTGGTTCCACAGCAAG ACCGAAGAGCTGAACCGTGAAGTAGCCGTCAATACTGAGCAACTGCAGAGCAGCAAGTCTGAAATCAGTGACCTGAGACACACCTTCCAAGCGCTGGAAATAGAACTTCAGTCCCAGCTCAACATG AGAGCCGCACTGGAGGGCACCCTGGCAGACACGGAACAGCGTTACAGTTCCCAGCTGGAGAAGATCCAGGACGTGATCAACAGCATCGAGGCGCAGCTGGCCGACATCCGAGCTGATACGGAGCGCCAGAACAGCGAATACAAGACCCTCATGGATATCAAGACTCAACTGGAGCAAGAGATCACCACTTACCGACAGCTCCTGGAAGGCCAGGAGTCCCA GATGTTCGGCTCCCTTTCTGGAACTGCCG
- the LOC128919083 gene encoding keratin, type I cytoskeletal 10-like isoform X2: protein MSCGTKSSTSTTRISSGGGGGYSGGGGGGGSSCGIRRSGGYSSVSSKKYTSSGGSGGFSGRSFGGGVSRSSYGGGFSSGSCGRISRSSYGGRMSGGSYGGGMSCGSMGGGYGSGGGGFGGMGGSFGGGGYSGGGFSGFGGSGGFGGGSFGGGSFGGGGYGGGSFGGMGFGEDSGLLSTNEKLTMQNLNDRLASYMDKVRRLEDENAQLEQLIREWYKNQCPTSSKDYSQYYRTIEELQNQIVGANVDLNKILLDIDNTRMTVDDFRLKYETEYTLHQSVASDINGLRPLLDQLTLARSDLETQFESLKEELIYLKKNHEEEIKGLQTQSGGDVNVEVNATPGINLMEKLNEMRSEYERLIENNRKEVESWYETKMEEVNQQVHSSGQEIQSSNQQISELRREYQSLEIELQSQISMIDSLQSNLEDTERRYNMQLQQIQAMIGPLEEELASIRCEMESQNEEYKMLLGIKTRLEQEIAQYRALLEEGQQDIVITGGGMGGGMGGGRIGGGGYSSGGGRGGGGGSMSGGYGGGSVSSGGIGGGMGGGSCGGGMGGGSGGMGGGSGSCSTIGGGGGGGRISGGVSSSHSYSSSSQSQSCRTGGESQGYGRKSFD, encoded by the exons ATGAGCTGCGGCACTAAATCTTCAACTAGTACTACTAGAAttagcagtggtggtggtggagggtatagcggtggaggtggtggagggggtAGCAGCTGTGGAATACGTAGATCTGGTGGATACTCCTCAGTGTCCTCTAAAAAATACACCTCTTCTGGAGGAAGTGGAGGCTTTTCTGGCAGAAGCTTTGGTGGAGGAGTTTCCAGGAGCAGCTATGGAGGGGGCTTTAGCAGTGGCAGCTGTGGAAGGATTAGCCGCAGTAGCTACGGTGGGAGAATGAGTGGTGGTAGTTATGGCGGAGGAATGAGCTGTGGAAGCATGGGAGGAGGATATGGATCAGgtgggggtgggtttgggggaaTGGGAG GtagttttggtggtggtggatATAGTGGAGGTGGATTTAGCGGCTTTgggggtagtggtggctttggtgGTGGCAGCTTTGGTGGTGGCAGCTTTGGTGGTGGTGGCTACGGTGGAGGTAGTTTTGGTGGAATGGGGTTTGGTGAAGATTCCGGCTTGCTCTCCACAAATGAGAAGCTGACCATGCAGAACCTTAACGATCGCCTGGCTTCTTACATGGATAAAGTGCGACGCTTGGAGGACGAAAATGCTCAACTTGAACAACTGATCAGGGAGTGGTACAAAAATCAATGTCCCACTTCTAGCAAGGACTACAGCCAATATTACCGAACAATTGAAGAACTGCAAAACCAG ATTGTTGGTGCAAACGTGGACCTTAACAAGATCCTTCTTGACATTGACAACACCAGGATGACTGTGGATGACTTCAGACTGAA aTATGAAACTGAATATACTCTCCACCAGAGTGTGGCAAGTGATATTAATGGATTACGTCCACTGTTGGATCAACTGACTCTAGCCAGATCTGACTTGGAGACACAGTTTGAATCCCTGAAAGAGGAATTGATCTATCTGAAGAAGAACCACGAAGAG gaaattaaagGACTGCAAACACAATCTGGTGGTGATGTCAATGTGGAGGTCAATGCTACTCCTGGCATCAATTTgatggaaaaattaaatgaaatgcgTAGTGAATATGAACGGCTTATTGAGAACAACCGGAAAGAGGTGGAAAGCTGGTATGAAACCAAG ATGGAAGAAGTGAATCAACAAGTCCACTCAAGCGGCCAGGAGATACAATCAAGCAACCAACAGATCTCTGAGCTGAGACGTGAATATCAAAGCCTGGAAATTGAGCTGCAGTCGCAAATCAGCATG ATAGACTCTTTGCAATCCAACTTGGAAGACACAGAACGCCGCTACAACATGCAGCTGCAGCAGATCCAGGCTATGATCGGCCCTTTGGAGGAGGAGTTGGCCAGCATCCGCTGCGAGATGGAGAGTCAGAACGAAGAGTACAAGATGCTCCTGGGCATCAAGACCCGCCTGGAGCAGGAGATTGCTCAGTACCGGGCTCTGCTTGAAGAAGGGCAGCAAGACATTGT aaTCACAGGCGGAGGAATGGGAGGAGGCATGGGAGGTGGTAGAATAGGAGGTGGAGGCTATTcttctggaggaggaagaggaggaggaggtggtagCATGAGTGGTGGATATGGAGGTGGCAGCGTTTCCTCTGGTGGAATAGGAGGAGGAATGGGAGGAGGAAGTTGTGGAGGAGGAATGGGAGGAGGAAGCGGAGGAATGGGAGGAGGAAGCGGCAGCTGCAGCACtattggaggaggaggaggaggaggaaggatttcAGGAGGCGTCAGCAGTTCCCACTCCTACTCTTCATCTTCCCAGTCTCAGTCCTGCAGGACTGGTGGTGAAAGCCAAG GGTATGGAAGAAAATCTTTTGACTAA
- the LOC128919094 gene encoding keratin, type I cytoskeletal 16-like: MSCSIKRTSTTSYRSGGGGGGCGGGSSRSSSVSCRRYASSVTGGGSYGGGACGIAYGGGMSAGSLAGGFGGGLGGGFGGGLGGGFGGGFAGGFCAGGDTLLSGNEKVTMQNLNDRLATYLDKVRRLEEENTQLEQYIREWYRKQAPSVSKDYTSYYQTIEQLQNQIISATVDNNRLLLDIDNSKMTADDFRMKYENELVIRQTVEADINGLRNLLDDLTLVRSSLESELESLKDELIALKRNHEEEMRQLQAQTGGDVSVEVNAAPGEDLTKILNDLRNEYEQIIEKNRREVEQWYEVKIEEVNRQVTSSSQDIQTSSHQLTELRRETQNLEIELQAQISTKNSLENSLAETESRYGCLLQQIQGQINSVEEELASIRCEMESQNQEYKMLLGIKTRLEQEIAQYRALLQEGQQDIVASQAAFQGGGKSTQSYSYSHSQCGDMTGQSRVC, from the exons ATGAGCTGCAGCATCAAGAGAACATCTACCACCTCTTACAGGAGCGGTGGAGGTGGCGGCGGCTGTGGTGGCGGTAGCAGCAGGAGTTCCTCCGTCTCCTGCCGGCGATACGCCTCCTCTGTGACAGGCGGTGGAAGCTATGGGGGGGGAGCATGCGGCATTGCCTACGGAGGGGGCATGAGCGCTGGCAGCCTTGCTGGTGGCTTTGGTGGAGGCTTGGGAGGAGGCTTTGGTGGAGGCCTAGGAGGAggctttggtggtggttttgcAGGAGGCTTTTGTGCTGGGGGGGACACCCTTCTGAGCGGCAATGAGAAGGTCACCATGCAGAACCTCAATGACCGCCTGGCTACTTACCTGGACAAGGTGCGaaggctggaggaagaaaatactcagctggaGCAGTACATCCGGGAGTGGTACAGGAAACAAGCTCCCAGTGTTTCCAAGGACTACACCTCCTACTACCAGACCATCGAACAACTCCAAAATCAG ATCATTTCTGCCACTGTGGACAATAACAGACTGCTTCTGGACATCGATAACAGCAAGATGACCGCTGATGACTTCCGAATGAA GTATGAGAATGAGCTGGTCATCCGTCAGACTGTGGAGGCTGATATTAATGGCTTGAGAAATCTCCTGGATGACCTGACTCTGGTTAGATCTTCACTGGAATCCGAGCTAGAGTCCTTGAAGGATGAGCTGATTGCTCTTAAGAGAAACCATGAGGAG GAAATGAGGCAGCTGCAGGCTCAAACTGGTGGTGACGTGAGCGTGGAGGTCAATGCTGCCCCTGGCGAAGACTTGACAAAGATACTGAACGACCTGAGAAACGAATATGAGCAGATCATCGAGAAGAACCGCAGAGAGGTTGAGCAGTGGTATGAAGTCAAG ATTGAAGAAGTCAATCGGCAGGTCACTTCCAGCAGCCAGGACATCCAgaccagcagccaccagctcacCGAACTGAGACGCGAAACGCAGAACCTGGAGATCGAACTGCAGGCGCAGATCAGCACG AAAAACTCTCTGGAAAACTCCTTGGCAGAGACTGAATCTCGCTATGGCTGCCTGCTGCAACAAATCCAAGGGCAGATTAACTCTGTAGAGGAGGAGTTGGCCAGCATCCGCTGCGAGATGGAGAGTCAGAACCAGGAGTACAAGATGCTCCTGGGCATCAAGACCCGCCTGGAGCAGGAGATTGCTCAGTACCGGGCACTGCTGCAGGAGGGACAGCAAGACATTGT TGCCTCCCAAGCAGCTTTTCAAGGAGGTGGAAAATCTACTCAATCATATTCCTACTCTCATTCCCAGTGTGGTGACATGACAG GACAGTCAAGAGTGTGCTAG
- the LOC128919093 gene encoding keratin, type I cytoskeletal 16-like, with the protein MSCSIKRTSTTSYRSGGGGGGCGGGSGRSSSVSCRRYASSVTGGGSYGGGACGIAYGGGMSAGSLAGGFGGGLGGGFGGGLGGGFGGGFAGGFCAGGDTLLSGNEKVTMQNLNDRLATYLDKVRRLEEENTQLEQYIREWYRKQAPSVSKDYTSYYQTIEQLQNQIISATVDNNKLVLDIDNSKMTADDFRMKYENELVIRQTVEADINGLRNLLDDLTCTRSSLESELESLKDELIALKRNHEEEMRQLQAQTGGDVSVEVNAAPGEDLTKILNDLRNEYEQIIEKNRREVEQWYEVKIEEVNRQVTSSSQDIQTSSHQLTELRRETQNLEIELQAQISTKNSLENSLAETESRYGCLLQQIQGQINSVEEELANIRCEMESQNQEYKMLLGIKTRLEQEIAQYRALLQEGQQDIVTSQGALQGGGMSSHSYSSTSYSHGQSGDKTGQSRVC; encoded by the exons ATGAGCTGCAGCATCAAGAGAACATCTACCACCTCTTACAGGAGCGGTGGAGGTGGCGGCGGCTGTGGTGGCGGTAGCGGCAGGAGTTCCTCCGTCTCCTGCCGGCGATACGCCTCCTCTGTGACAGGCGGTGGAAGCTATGGGGGGGGAGCATGCGGCATTGCCTACGGAGGGGGCATGAGCGCTGGCAGCCTTGCTGGTGGCTTTGGTGGAGGCTTGGGAGGAGGCTTTGGTGGAGGCCTAGGAGGAggctttggtggtggttttgcAGGAGGCTTTTGTGCTGGGGGGGACACCCTTCTGAGCGGCAATGAGAAGGTCACCATGCAGAACCTCAATGACCGCCTGGCTACTTACCTGGACAAGGTGCGaaggctggaggaagaaaatactcagctggaGCAGTACATCCGGGAGTGGTACAGGAAACAAGCTCCCAGTGTTTCCAAGGACTACACCTCCTACTACCAGACCATCGAACAACTCCAAAATCAG ATCATTTCTGCCACTGTGGACAATAACAAACTGGTTCTGGACATCGATAACAGCAAGATGACCGCTGATGACTTCCGAATGAA GTATGAGAATGAGCTGGTCATCCGTCAGACTGTGGAGGCTGATATTAATGGCTTGAGAAATCTCCTGGATGATCTCACTTGCACTCGGTCTTCACTGGAATCTGAGCTGGAGTCCTTGAAGGATGAGCTGATTGCTCTTAAGAGAAACCATGAGGAG GAAATGAGGCAGCTGCAGGCTCAAACTGGTGGTGACGTGAGCGTGGAGGTCAATGCTGCCCCTGGCGAAGACTTGACAAAGATACTGAACGACCTGAGAAACGAATACGAGCAGATCATCGAGAAGAACCGCAGAGAGGTTGAGCAGTGGTATGAAGTCAAG ATTGAAGAAGTCAATCGGCAGGTCACTTCCAGCAGCCAGGACATCCAgaccagcagccaccagctcacCGAACTGAGACGCGAAACGCAGAACCTGGAGATCGAACTGCAGGCGCAGATCAGCACA AAAAACTCTCTGGAAAACTCCTTGGCAGAGACCGAATCTCGCTATGGCTGCCTGCTGCAACAAATCCAAGGGCAGATTAACTCTGTAGAGGAGGAGTTGGCCAACATCCGCTGCGAGATGGAGAGTCAGAACCAGGAGTACAAGATGCTCCTGGGCATCAAGACCCGCCTGGAGCAGGAGATTGCTCAGTACCGGGCACTGCTGCAGGAGGGACAGCAAGACATTGT AACGTCACAAGGAGCTCTCCAAGGAGGGGGAATGTCCTCCCACTCTTATTCCTCTACTTCCTACTCTCACGGGCAATCTGGTGACAAGACAG GGCAGTCAAGAGTGTGTTAA
- the LOC128919083 gene encoding keratin, type I cytoskeletal 13-like isoform X1, with product MSCGTKSSTSTTRISSGGGGGYSGGGGGGGSSCGIRRSGGYSSVSSKKYTSSGGSGGFSGRSFGGGVSRSSYGGGFSSGSCGRISRSSYGGRMSGGSYGGGMSCGSMGGGYGSGGGGFGGMGGGYGSCLGGGGGSFGGGGYSGGGFSGFGGSGGFGGGSFGGGSFGGGGYGGGSFGGMGFGEDSGLLSTNEKLTMQNLNDRLASYMDKVRRLEDENAQLEQLIREWYKNQCPTSSKDYSQYYRTIEELQNQIVGANVDLNKILLDIDNTRMTVDDFRLKYETEYTLHQSVASDINGLRPLLDQLTLARSDLETQFESLKEELIYLKKNHEEEIKGLQTQSGGDVNVEVNATPGINLMEKLNEMRSEYERLIENNRKEVESWYETKMEEVNQQVHSSGQEIQSSNQQISELRREYQSLEIELQSQISMIDSLQSNLEDTERRYNMQLQQIQAMIGPLEEELASIRCEMESQNEEYKMLLGIKTRLEQEIAQYRALLEEGQQDIVITGGGMGGGMGGGRIGGGGYSSGGGRGGGGGSMSGGYGGGSVSSGGIGGGMGGGSCGGGMGGGSGGMGGGSGSCSTIGGGGGGGRISGGVSSSHSYSSSSQSQSCRTGGESQGYGRKSFD from the exons ATGAGCTGCGGCACTAAATCTTCAACTAGTACTACTAGAAttagcagtggtggtggtggagggtatagcggtggaggtggtggagggggtAGCAGCTGTGGAATACGTAGATCTGGTGGATACTCCTCAGTGTCCTCTAAAAAATACACCTCTTCTGGAGGAAGTGGAGGCTTTTCTGGCAGAAGCTTTGGTGGAGGAGTTTCCAGGAGCAGCTATGGAGGGGGCTTTAGCAGTGGCAGCTGTGGAAGGATTAGCCGCAGTAGCTACGGTGGGAGAATGAGTGGTGGTAGTTATGGCGGAGGAATGAGCTGTGGAAGCATGGGAGGAGGATATGGATCAGgtgggggtgggtttgggggaaTGGGAGGTGGTTATGGATCTTGTCTTGGTGGAGGTGGAGGtagttttggtggtggtggatATAGTGGAGGTGGATTTAGCGGCTTTgggggtagtggtggctttggtgGTGGCAGCTTTGGTGGTGGCAGCTTTGGTGGTGGTGGCTACGGTGGAGGTAGTTTTGGTGGAATGGGGTTTGGTGAAGATTCCGGCTTGCTCTCCACAAATGAGAAGCTGACCATGCAGAACCTTAACGATCGCCTGGCTTCTTACATGGATAAAGTGCGACGCTTGGAGGACGAAAATGCTCAACTTGAACAACTGATCAGGGAGTGGTACAAAAATCAATGTCCCACTTCTAGCAAGGACTACAGCCAATATTACCGAACAATTGAAGAACTGCAAAACCAG ATTGTTGGTGCAAACGTGGACCTTAACAAGATCCTTCTTGACATTGACAACACCAGGATGACTGTGGATGACTTCAGACTGAA aTATGAAACTGAATATACTCTCCACCAGAGTGTGGCAAGTGATATTAATGGATTACGTCCACTGTTGGATCAACTGACTCTAGCCAGATCTGACTTGGAGACACAGTTTGAATCCCTGAAAGAGGAATTGATCTATCTGAAGAAGAACCACGAAGAG gaaattaaagGACTGCAAACACAATCTGGTGGTGATGTCAATGTGGAGGTCAATGCTACTCCTGGCATCAATTTgatggaaaaattaaatgaaatgcgTAGTGAATATGAACGGCTTATTGAGAACAACCGGAAAGAGGTGGAAAGCTGGTATGAAACCAAG ATGGAAGAAGTGAATCAACAAGTCCACTCAAGCGGCCAGGAGATACAATCAAGCAACCAACAGATCTCTGAGCTGAGACGTGAATATCAAAGCCTGGAAATTGAGCTGCAGTCGCAAATCAGCATG ATAGACTCTTTGCAATCCAACTTGGAAGACACAGAACGCCGCTACAACATGCAGCTGCAGCAGATCCAGGCTATGATCGGCCCTTTGGAGGAGGAGTTGGCCAGCATCCGCTGCGAGATGGAGAGTCAGAACGAAGAGTACAAGATGCTCCTGGGCATCAAGACCCGCCTGGAGCAGGAGATTGCTCAGTACCGGGCTCTGCTTGAAGAAGGGCAGCAAGACATTGT aaTCACAGGCGGAGGAATGGGAGGAGGCATGGGAGGTGGTAGAATAGGAGGTGGAGGCTATTcttctggaggaggaagaggaggaggaggtggtagCATGAGTGGTGGATATGGAGGTGGCAGCGTTTCCTCTGGTGGAATAGGAGGAGGAATGGGAGGAGGAAGTTGTGGAGGAGGAATGGGAGGAGGAAGCGGAGGAATGGGAGGAGGAAGCGGCAGCTGCAGCACtattggaggaggaggaggaggaggaaggatttcAGGAGGCGTCAGCAGTTCCCACTCCTACTCTTCATCTTCCCAGTCTCAGTCCTGCAGGACTGGTGGTGAAAGCCAAG GGTATGGAAGAAAATCTTTTGACTAA